Below is a window of Bacilli bacterium PM5-9 DNA.
AAGATACTATTGGAGAAAGTGAATTTGAAATTTTTAAAGCCCAAGATATTGGTGATATTATCGGTATTAAAGGGGTTATGTTTAAAACAAATCATGGTGAATTATCAATTAAAGCAACTGAATACCATCATTTAACTAAAGCACTACGACCTTTACCTGAAAAATATCATGGTTTAACTGATGTGGAAGAAAGATATCGTCGTCGTTACGTGGATTTAATTATTAACCCTGAAGCTAAAAAGGTTGCAGTTGCACGTACTAAAATTATTAGAGCTATGCAAAAATATTTTGATGATAGAGGATTTATTGAAGTTGAAACTCCTATTTTACAACCTATTTTAGGTGGAGCAGCTGCTCGTCCATTTATTACTCATCATAATACTTTAGATATGAATTTCTATTTAAGAATTGCCACAGAATTACATCTTAAAAGATTAATTGTTGGTGGTTTAGAAAAAGTTTATGAAATTGGAAGACTGTTTAGAAATGAAGGTATTTCTACAAGACATAATCCTGAGTTTACAACTGTTGAACTTTATGAAGCATACGGAAGTATGGATTCAATGATGGAAATATGTGAAGGTGTTATTGAACATCTTGCATTAGAAGTTAATGGTACTACTGAATTAGAATGGGAAGATAAAATAATTAGTGTTAAAGCACCATTTGCTCGTAAACATATGTGCGATATTATTAAAGAGGTATGTGGTGTTGACTTCTTTAAAGAAATGGATATTGATGAAGCTAAAAAACTAGCAGATGAACATGGGGTTACTTATGATAAGCATCACTTTGGTGTTGGTCATATTATCAATGAGTTCTTTGAACAAAAATGTGAAGAAACTATTGTTCAACCTACATTTATTTATGGTCATCCTGTTGAAATTAGTCCATTATCTAAAAAGAATGTTGAAGATGAAAGATTTACAGATCGTTTTGAATTATTCATTGATGCAAGAGAATATGCAAATGCATTCACCGAGTTAAATGATCCAATCGATCAAAAACAACGTTTCTTAGATCAATTAAAAGAAG
It encodes the following:
- a CDS encoding lysyl-tRNA synthetase class 2 (product_source=KO:K04567; cath_funfam=2.40.50.140,3.30.930.10; cog=COG1190; ko=KO:K04567; pfam=PF00152,PF01336; superfamily=50249,55681; tigrfam=TIGR00499), with amino-acid sequence MAENLSEQELVRREKLQDLLDKGIKPFGYPFKRTHLSNELFDLYDKYSKEELADMNIEVVVAGRVMTKRDQGKAGFMHIQDFGGQIQIYVRKDTIGESEFEIFKAQDIGDIIGIKGVMFKTNHGELSIKATEYHHLTKALRPLPEKYHGLTDVEERYRRRYVDLIINPEAKKVAVARTKIIRAMQKYFDDRGFIEVETPILQPILGGAAARPFITHHNTLDMNFYLRIATELHLKRLIVGGLEKVYEIGRLFRNEGISTRHNPEFTTVELYEAYGSMDSMMEICEGVIEHLALEVNGTTELEWEDKIISVKAPFARKHMCDIIKEVCGVDFFKEMDIDEAKKLADEHGVTYDKHHFGVGHIINEFFEQKCEETIVQPTFIYGHPVEISPLSKKNVEDERFTDRFELFIDAREYANAFTELNDPIDQKQRFLDQLKEADLGNEEASEMDIDYVEALEFGLPPTGGIGIGIDRLVMLLTNQSSIREVLLFPHMRNKNE